From Zingiber officinale cultivar Zhangliang chromosome 5B, Zo_v1.1, whole genome shotgun sequence, the proteins below share one genomic window:
- the LOC121983989 gene encoding calcineurin B-like protein 7, whose protein sequence is MGCFASKLSGKHAVGYEDDPVALASLTNFTVNEVLALNELYKKLSCLIIADGLIHKEEFQLALFRNSNRRNFFADRVFDMFDIKRNGVIEFGEFVRSLSIFHPRAPESEKIEFAFKLYDLRRTGFIEREELKEMVMAILNESDLSLSDELVEEIVNKTFNQADIKGDGKIDPDEWKDFVSQNPSLLKNMTLPYLSDLTTSFPSFVMQADLSDTDAM, encoded by the exons ATGGGCTGTTTCGCTTCTAAGCTCAGCGGCAAACACGCAGTCGGATACGAGGACGACCCTGTGGCCCTTGCTTCTCTGACTAATT TCACCGTAAATGAGGTCCTCGCCCTTAATGAGTTATATAAAAAGTTGAGTTGCTTGATTATTGCGGATGGGCTAATCCACAAG GAAGAATTCCAGCTTGCTTTGTTCAGGAACAGCAACAGGAGAAATTTTTTTGCAGACAGG GTATTTGACATGTTTGATATCAAACGAAATGGGGTTATTGAGTTTGGAGAATTTGTTCGGTCACTCAGCATCTTTCACCCAAGAGCTCCGGAATCAGAGAAGATTGAAT TTGCATTTAAGTTGTATGATTTAAGGCGAACTGGCTTCATAGAGCGTGAGGAG TTGAAGGAGATGGTGATGGCTATTCTCAATGAATCAGATCTGTCTCTGTCGGATGAACTTGTTGAAGAAATTGTCAATAAG ACTTTCAATCAGGCAGATATTAAAGGTGACGGGAAGATCGATCCAGATGAATGGAAGGATTTTGTCAGTCAAAATCCATCTTTGCTCAAGAACATGACTCTTCCTTATTTATC GGACCTAACAACCTCATTTCCTAGTTTTGTCATGCAAGCAGACTTGAGCGACACAGACGCCATGTGA
- the LOC121983988 gene encoding guanylate-binding protein 3-like encodes MMRLFNGKAASSPLASSSKEKGEKEKGASSSDSNPKSSRSAAVPLGPARPLRLVYCDDQGKFQMDPEAIAALHMVKGPIGVVSVCGRSRQGKSFILNQLLGRSSGFQVASTHRPCTKGLWMWSAPLKRTALDGSEYNLLLLDTEGIDAYDQSGTYSTKIFSLAVLLSSMFIYNQMGGIDEAALDRLSLVTEMTKHIRVKASGGRSTVSELGQFSPVFVWLLRDFYLDLVEDNRKITPRDYLEIALRPMQDGGRDLLSRNEIRESIRSLFPDRECFTLVRPLNNENDLRRLDQIPLDRLRPEFRSGLDALIKFIFDRTRSKQVGSTVMTGPILAGLTQSFLEAINSGAVPTISSSWQSVEEAECHKAYDHAAETYMATFDRSKPPDEAILREAHQVAVDKALDVFSSCAVGNGLARQNYEKRLHTFFREAFKDYKRTALLEADIQCSKIVQSMEAKLRAACHAPDAKLDSVIQLLNSLIGSFESSAQGPDKWKKLVSFLQQSLDGPILDIFRRQLNQVEVERNSLKSKCSLSEDKLNLLNKQLEANEKHRSEYLKRYEEAVRDKEKISNDYTGRIADLQSKYSKLEERHSNLLNDLELSKREYSSLRSKYDQINADRKAEEEKLKAKVSALEARIGAAEGRLAAAREQAASAQEEALEWKRKYDVAIADAKASLERAAVAQERTNKKAQSREDTLRAEFAEQLAAKDEEVKILTGKVEHFEKRANDLNVRMEVLDEERRSRESESLILKDEIRQLIESLESVKTVAQSHERQVKILEQEKDHLQEKYLSECKKFDEADKRYKDAEREAKRATELADTARAEIVAAQKEKGEAQRLAMERLTIIEKAERQVENLERERNRLVNEIEEVRQLEIDAVSKVASLEQRVEEREKEIEEMLSENNEQRSSTVQVLESLLATERAARAEANNRAETLSLQLQATQGKLDAMQQELTSVRLNETALDSKLKSVRGKRLRVDDNIGTESVHDMDIDDVAKSRKRTKSSTSPLYYAHTEDGGSIFRGQEDHNQSQGNQESEIEEDYKRLTVIRLKQELTTKGFGAQLLELRNPNKKDIIALYEKHVLNK; translated from the exons ATGATGCGGTTGTTCAACGGCAAGGCCGCCTCCTCCCCTCTGGCATCGTCGTCGAAGGAGAAGGGGGAGAAGGAGAAGGGAGCGTCCAGTTCAGACTCCAACCCTAAATCGAGTCGTTCCGCCGCTGTGCCGCTTGGCCCCGCCCGGCCCCTCCGACTTGTGTACTGCGATGACCAGGGGAAGTTCCAGATGGACCCTGAGGCCATTGCGGCCCTCCACATGGTCAAGGGACCTATCGGCGTTGTTTCCGTCTGCGGCCGCTCCCGCCAGGGAAAGAGCTTCATCCTCAATCAG CTTTTGGGAAGGAGCAGCGGGTTTCAAGTAGCTTCCACCCATCGACCTTGCACTAAGGGGCTGTGGATGTGGAGTGCACCATTAAAGCGAACTGCTCTTGATGGGAGCGAATACAACCTTCTGCTACTGGATACTGAAGGAATTGATGCATATGATCAATCG GGAACATATAGTACGAAGATATTTTCTTTAGCTGTTTTGTTGTCAAGCATGTTTATCTACAACCAG ATGGGTGGTATTGATGAAGCTGCACTTGATCGCCTATCGCTTGTCACTGAAATGACCAAACACATTAGAGTCAAAGCCTCTGGTGGAAGGTCCACTGTGTCTGAGCTTGGACAATTTTCTCCAGTATTTGTGTGGTTGTTGAGG GACTTTTATTTAGATTTAGTAGAGGATAACCGAAAGATCACCCCACGTGACTACCTAGAAATAGCTCTGAGGCCTATGCAAGATGGTGGTAGAGATTTATTGTCTAGAAATGAG ATTCGAGAATCAATTCGTTCACTATTCCCAGATAGGGAATGTTTTACACTTGTGCGGCCACTGAACAATGAAAACGATTTGCGACGTCTTGATCAGATCCCT TTAGATAGATTAAGACCAGAATTTAGATCTGGCTTGGATGCATTGATCAAATTCATTTTTGACCGAACAAGATCTAAACAAGTTGGGTCAACTGTAATGACAGGCCCCATTCTTGCTGGTCTAACTCAGTCATTCTTGGAAGCCATCAACAGTGGTGCTGTTCCAACAATATCTTCTTCATGGCAG AGTGTTGAAGAAGCAGAATGCCATAAAGCATATGATCACGCTGCTGAGACTTACATGGCCACTTTTGATCGCTCAAAACCACCAGATGAG GCCATACTAAGAGAAGCACATCAAGTTGCTGTTGACAAAGCTCTTGATGTATTCAGCTCCTGTGCTGTTGGCAATGGATTAGCTCGTCAAAACTATGAGAAACGACTCCACACTTTCTTCAGGGAAGCTTTTAAG GACTACAAAAGAACCGCTCTTTTAGAGGCTGATATACAATGCTCTAAAATAGTCCAAAGCATGGAAGCAAAGTTACGAGCAGCGTGCCATGCTCCTGATGCAAAACTTGATAGCGTGATTCAG CTCTTGAACAGTTTGATTGGCAGTTTTGAGTCATCTGCTCAGGGTCCCGACAAATGGAAAAAATTGGTTTCCTTCCTTCAACAAAG TTTGGATGGTCCAATTCTCGACATTTTCAGAAGACAATTAAATCAAGTCGAAGTGGAAAGAAATTCACTCAAGTCTAAATGTAGCTTGAGTGAAGACAAGTTAAATTTGCTTAACAAGCAACTGGAGGCAAATGAAAAACATAGATCTGAATATTTAAAACGCTATGAAGAAGCTGTCAGGGACAAGGAAAAAATTTCAAATGATTACACTGGCCGTATTGCTGATTTACAGAGCAAATATAGCAAGTTAGAGGAGCGACACTCAAATTTACTGAATGACCTCGAACTTTCAAAAAGGGAGTACTCTAGTTTGAGAAGTAAATATGACCAGATAAATGCAGATAGAAAAGCTGAGGAGGAAAAGCTTAAAGCTAAGGTTTCAGCTTTGGAAGCTAGGATAGGTGCTGCTGAAGGAAGATTAGCTGCTGCCCGTGAACAGGCAGCATCTGCTCAGGAAGAGGCATTAGAGTGGAAGCGGAAATATGATGTAGCCATTGCAGATGCCAAGGCTTCCTTGGAGAGGGCAGCAGTAGCACAAGAACGCACTAATAAGAAGGCGCAATCCAGGGAAGACACACTAAGAGCAGAATTTGCTGAACAACTAGCAGCCAAG GATGAAGAAGTCAAAATCTTGACTGGAAAAGTTGAACATTTTGAGAAGCGGGCTAATGATTTGAATGTGAGGATGGAG GTTTTGGATGAAGAACGTAGAAGCCGTGAATCAGAATCTTTGATTTTGAAAGATGAAATAagacaattaattgaaagctTAGAATCTGTTAAAACAGTGGCCCAGTCGCATGAGAGACAGGTGAAAATTCTAGAACAAGAAAAAGATCATCTTCAGGAGAAATATCTTTCCGAATGCAAGAAATTTGATGAAGCAGATAAGAGGTACAAGGATGCTGAAAGGGAGGCAAAGAGGGCAACTGAATTGGCCGATACTGCTCGAGCAGAAATCGTAGCAGCCCAAAAAGAAAAGGGCGAAGCTCAGAGATTAGCAATGGAGAGATTGACAATAATTGAGAAGGCAGAGAGGCAGGTTGAAAACTTGGAAAGAGAGAGAAATAGACTGGTTAATGAAATTGAGGAGGTTAGGCAATTGGAAATTGATGCTGTCTCAAAGGTTGCATCACTTGAGCAAAGAGTTGAAGAGCGTGAAAAGGAAATAGAGGAAATGCTGAGTGAGAACAATGAGCAGAGATCCAGCACTGTGCAAGTTCTTGAGAGTCTTCTGGCAACTGAACGAGCCGCTCGTGCTGAGGCCAACAACAGAGCGGAGACTTTATCCTTGCAGCTACAAGCTACTCAAGGGAAACTAGATGCCATGCAGCAAGAGTTGACATCTGTTCGGCTAAATGAAACTGCACTAGACAGCAAGTTGAAGAGTGTACGAGGGAAGCGACTAAGAGTGGACGATAACATTGGCACAGAGTCAGTGCACGATATGGACATCGATGATGTTGCAAAGAGTAGAAAGCGAACCAAAAGTAGCACAAGCCCACTCTACTATGCTCACACAGAAGATGGTGGTTCAATCTTTAGAGGGCAGGAGGATCATAATCAGAGTCAGGGAAATCAAGAGTCTGAGATTGAAGAGGATTATAAAAGGTTAACCGTCATAAGGCTCAAGCAAGAGCTCACAACGAAGGGATTTGGTGCACAACTGTTGGAGCTGAGaaatcccaacaagaaggatattaTTGCACTTTATGAGAAGCACGTCCTCAATAAGTAG
- the LOC121987223 gene encoding fasciclin-like arabinogalactan protein 9, which translates to MKRTASHSMAASSSLLPLLLLAATLVVAKPSSSPVAAPSAGPLNITDILVNATRHRTFARLLRETQVDLQVDKELGDDDTGNTFTVLAPSDAAFLGLRSGVLNALSQQDQEELVLYHLLPHYYSLPMFVTASNPVRTQASGNHGAYTLNVTTDNDMRVNVSTGVVRTPIAGSLFDDGEKLAVYTLEKVLLPYDLFGPRSPASSKPDSKVPSAQSAADVAPAAGENIVAAAGLRACRRNLMAAFGALAIAIHCFASIN; encoded by the coding sequence ATGAAGAGAACTGCCTCCCACTCCATGGCTGCCTCTTCCTCCCTCTTGCCGTTGCTGCTCCTCGCCGCCACCCTCGTCGTCGCCAAGCCCTCCTCCTCCCCTGTCGCCGCCccctccgctggtccgctcaacATCACCGACATCCTGGTCAACGCGACCCGCCATCGCACGTTCGCGCGGCTGCTTCGCGAGACGCAGGTGGATCTGCAGGTGGACAAGGAGCTCGGCGACGACGACACCGGCAACACCTTCACCGTGCTGGCCCCTTCGGATGCCGCCTTCCTCGGCCTCCGCTCCGGCGTCCTCAACGCGCTCTCCCAGCAGGACCAGGAAGAGCTGGTGCTCTACCACCTCCTGCCCCATTACTACTCCCTGCCCATGTTCGTCACCGCCAGCAACCCTGTCCGCACCCAGGCCTCCGGCAACCACGGCGCCTACACCCTCAACGTCACCACCGACAACGACATGCGCGTCAACGTCTCCACCGGCGTCGTGAGGACGCCCATCGCCGGAAGCCTCTTCGACGACGGCGAGAAGCTCGCGGTGTACACGCTCGAGAAGGTGCTGCTGCCCTACGACCTCTTCGGGCCGAGATCCCCGGCGTCCTCGAAGCCGGACTCCAAGGTCCCGTCCGCGCAGTCGGCCGCCGACGTGGCGCCGGCAGCGGGAGAGAACATAGTGGCCGCGGCCGGGTTGCGCGCGTGTCGGAGGAACTTGATGGCGGCGTTCGGCGCTCTTGCGATTGCAATCCACTGCTTCGCCTCCATCAATTGA